The DNA region CTGGGACTTACCCGCGCCGAACTCGCCGTACACTTCGGTGATGGATTGGGTTTCGAGACCGCCGCCGAGGAGGTCGTCGGCTTCGGGAATCTGCCAGCTGAGCTTACCGATGGTCTCGCGGCGTTCGAGCACCGCCGAACCGGTCTCGAAGCCGCCGATGTCGGCGGCGTCGCGGGCGGCGAGCACGACGTCGTTGGCCGTGCTCTCGCCGATATCGGCCTTCGAGCCGAGGTCGCTCGGACTCGCGACGGCGATGCTCTCGTACGTCCGATAGCCGGCTTCCATGAGTTTGTCTGCGGTTGCGGGGCCGACGCCTGGGAGGTTTTCGAGGTCGTCATCTGCCATTGTACATTCGGCTTACGCCCCACCGGACATAAAGCCTCGTTAACAGGAGAGTGAAAGTGAAAATGGGTGCGGGCGGCGGGATCGAAAGTCGGTCGGGCCGGACGTTCAAAAGAAGAGAGCGAGAACGCGAGAGTCAGTCCCAGGGGTGGCCGCCGCGCTCGTCGGGCCACAGCGGGTACCAGTAGCGCTCGTCGTCTTCGATGCCGAGTTCGCCGTCGAGGACGGATTGAAGTTTGAACTCGACGCGCTGGTTCCGCTCGTGGCCGGTTTTCGGGGCGAACGGGTAGTACGCGCCGCGGCGGAACGAGTAGATCCAGTACGCGCGCACGTCCTCGTCGGGTTTCTCGAAGCCGAAGACGGCGGCCAGAAGTCGAGAACCGTAGCCGCGTTCGATGAACTCGTCGGCGGCGAAGTGGATGCTCGTCACGAGGTCCTCGGGGTCGCTGTCCTCCAGTATCACCCACTGGTAGCCGTGGCTGTCGGCGTGGCGTCTGAACGTCGTCCCCGTCTCCTCGCTGCCGGCGTGGAGGATGGCCTCGACTTCGTCGAGCGTCTCGGTGAAGTCCGTGCTGTCGACCGACGAGAAGCAGAGCGCCGCCGCGCCGACGGAGTCGTAGCCGAGGTCGGCCTGCATCGTGAGATACGCCGTCGACATCCCGAAGAGGTCCTCGGGGTCGGCCTCGCGAGTCGCGTCCGCCTCCGCGCGGAGACCGAGCACCGAGCGGATGGAGTCGAACAGTCCCATAGTCCTCTCGTTGGCGCGCCCGGGTTTAGGGCGTTTCTACCGAAGGCGGCCGCGGCGATCTCGGAGACGAGGCGAGAAATACCCCCCTCGTTCGTCTATCATACCAGATAGGTGATAGTCGCCCGGGCGAAACGAGTACCGATGTCGAAAGACCGGACTACGGGCGGCGGAATCACTCTCACGGACAGCGCAGCGTTCCGCTTCCTGTTCACGAACAAGAACGTACAGCACGCGGTCAACCTCGTCACGGTTGCGCTCTTCTTCTACGCCACCTACCGCGCCGCCGCGGGACCGACGGACGCGGGAGAGAACTTCGGGAGCGTCGCGTTCTTCGGTCTCTGGTGGACGCCCGTGATGCTTCTCAGCCTCGTGTTTCTCGGTCGAATCTGGTGTTACTTCTGTCCCATCGGAGCGATGGTGCGGTTCACCCAACGGTTCGGCCTCCGTCGGCACTTCCCGATGTACACTCGGAAGTGGCTCGTGGTGGGTCTCCCCGTCTCCGTCCTCTCGCTGACCGCGCTCACGTTCGCGCTCGCGCGGTGGCCCATGTACAAGGTCGGCGTCGCGTACACGCCGCGACTCGTTCCCTACTACTGGCTCTCTATTCTCGGCGTCGCCCTCGCCGTGAGCCTCGTCTACCAGCGGCAGGCGTTCTGCAGGTACGTCTGTCCGGCGACGGGCGTGATGAGCGTCACCTCGAAGTTCTCGCCGCTCGAAATCGCGCAGAACAGAGAGACCGGCGTCCAGTGCGCGACGCTCGAGTACAAGAGCGAGTTTCTGAGTACCGACCGCCGGTGTACCGCCTGCATGAACTGTACGACTGAACAGCCCGACGAGGACGTGGAGCTGCGGTTCCGCTGGCCGGGCGCGAAGGCAGTCACCGAGCGTATCCCGCTGGTCGACGAGGCGCTCGTCGCGCTCCTCATCTGGGCGGTCTTCCCCATCGACCACGTGCTCGGTGCCGCCATCGAGGAGACCGCGCTCGTCGGGAGCCTCCCCGGGTTGCTCGCGCCGACTGCGGCCTACGTCGCGAGCATCGCCGCGACGATACTCGGGTTCGCGGCCGTCAACCGCGTCGCGAGCGACTGGGGTGGACTCGACTGGACCGAGTCGTTCACGAAGTTCGGGCTGGCGTACGCGCCGCTCGGCATCATGTTCACGCTCGGCGACCACGTCGTCGGGGGGCTCCTCGAAGAGGGCGGACAGACGCTGAACGTGTTCGCACGAGGGCTCGGCGTACCGCTAGCCCTCCCCGCGGGAGCGAGCCCCGGCCTCGTCGCGGCGTGGGACCAGTTCTTCGTCACCGGCTGGCTCTGGCTCGCGGTGCTCTGGAGCGCGGTGATCGCCTGGCAGGTCGCGACGACGATGACGGACTCGAAGGAGCGCGCGCTGAAGGCGTTCGCGCCCCACATCGCGCTGATGGCCGGGAGCACCTACGTCGTCGCCAGCGTCCTCGCGGCGCACGCGTAGAAAATCTGTACTGTGCCGCCAGCGGCCTCAGATCCCTTCCATCTCGCGCTCCAGTTGTCGAAGCCGCTCGACGCGGTTCTCGGTGGAGGGGTGGGTGCTGGCGATCTTGCCGATGAAGCCGCTGCGGATGGGGATGATGAAGAACGCGTTCATCTCCGACTGCTCGCGCAGGTCCTCCTTCGGCACGTTGTCCATCCGGCCGTCGATGGTGAGGAGCGCGGAGGCGAGCGCGCCCGGCTTGCCCGTGATGGTCGCCCCGCCGCGGTCGGCGGCGTACTCGCGGTAGCGTGAGAGCGCCCGGATGAGCAGGAACGAGACGATCCACACGAGGAGCGAGACGAGGATGGCGACGATGACGGGTGCGCCACCTTCGCGGCGGCTGCCGCCGCCGAACCAGAAGCCCCAGCGGACGATCATGAACGCGACCGTCGAGAGGAACGAGGCGATGGTCATCACCATCACGTCGCGGTTCTTCACGTGCGCGAGTTCGTGTGCCATCACGCCTTCCAGTTCCTCCTGGTCGAGCGTCTGTAAGAGGCCGGTGGTGACGGCGACGGTCGAACTCTTCTGCGAGCGGCCAGTGGCGAACGCGTTCGGGACGCGCGACTGTGCCACGGCGACGTCGGGTTTCGGGAGGTCAGCCTGCTGGCAGAGGCGGCCGACCATCGCGTGCAACTGCGGATATTCGTCCTCGCTCACCTTCTTCGCGCCCATGCTGTACAGCGCGAGCTTGTCGCTGAAGAGGAACTGGGCGAGGAAGAAGATGCCCACGAATATCAGCATGTACGAGTAGCCGATTTGGGAGAGTACCCCCACGAAGACGATGTAGAGGGCGAACAGGAGGAACATCGTGAGCGCCATGCGCCCGCGAAGCCCCCAGTCGGGTTTCCATTCCATGCCCGAACGTACCGCCCGCGAAGCATAAACCCTGTCGGAAATCGCGGTCGGCTAGTGCGATACTCGAAAGTCGGGGACGGAATCCGACCGGTCGTCGATAGTGACGGTCGAAGTCGGCCGTGCGACGCGGCCGAGACGACCGCGGCAATCCGGGCGGGACGGACGAGGCTACTTTGCCCCCACGGTTCTCTATCGCGTATGGACACCGCACTCGTCACCGGCGGCCTCGGCCGCTCCGGTCGTTGGGTCGTCGACCGTCTCGCCGACGACTACGACGTGATTTGCGTCGACCGCTCGCAACCGGGGTTCGAGGTGCCGGAACGCCCGCGAATCGACTTCCGGGCCGCCGACCTCGCCGACCGCGGCGAGGCGTTCGACCTCGTCTCCGACCTCGACCCCGACGCAGTCGTCCACTGGGCGGCGCTCCCGTCGCCGACGCGCCACGCTGGCGGACGGGTGTTCGAGACGAACACGATGGCGACGTACAACGTCCTCGTCGCCGCCGCGCGGCGAGAGGCGAAAGTCGTCTGGGCGTCGAGCGAGAGCGCGTACGGGTTCCCGTTCGCCCGCGAGACGCCGCTGCCGGACGAACTCCCAATCACCGAGGACCACCCGCTTCGTCCGGAGGACCCCTACGGCACCTCGAAGGTCGTCGGCGAGGAACTCGCGAAGATGGTCGTCCGGCGCTACGGCGTCTCGGTCGCGTCGATTCGACCGTCGTGGATTCAGTACCCCGGCGAGTACAACTGCCGGGACCGCGACGACCTTCGGGAGGACAGACCGCTCTCGGAGATGGACCTCGACGCGGGCGTCGGCAACTTCTGGTCCTACGTCGACGTGCGCGACGTGGCGTCGCTCGTCGCGACGACGCTCGAAACCGAGTTCGACGGCCACGAAGTGTTCCACGCCGCCGCCGCGGAGAACTACCTCGGCGTCGCGACGCTCGACGCCGTCGAGGAACAGTTCGGTGCGCTGCCGGACGACTGCCGGTTGGAGGGAGCGGCGTCGGCGCTGTCGACGGCGAAAGCCGAGCGATTGCTCGACTGGCGACCCGTTCACTCGTGGCGGGGCGCGGCCGGCGAATCGGTCGACGGCCCTGACCTCCTCGCGAACTGACCCGCGGTGGTTTTTTGCGAACGAGTAGCACACCATAGCGTATGGTGTTCGACGACAGAACCGACGCGGGCGAGCGGTTGGCCGACCTGCTCGAACGACAGAGTGTCGACGCCGACCTCGTGCTCGCGATTCCGCGCGGCGGTCTCCCGGTCGGCCGGGTCGTCGCCGACCGACTCGACGTCCCCCTGGACGTGGTCGTCGCGCAGAAACTCGGCGCGCCGGGCAATCCAGAACTCGCCATCGGGGCCGTCGCGGGCGACGGGAGCGTCTGGCTGAACGACGACCTCGTCGACCGCCTCGGCGTCTCGGCGGAGTACGTCGAAGCGGTCCGAGAGAGGGAGGCCGAGAACGCGCGCGGGAAAGTCGCCTCGTATCGCGGCGGGGAGGCGGTGCCCGAGATGAGGGGTAAACGAGTAGTTCTCGTCGACGACGGCATCGCGACCGGGGCGACGGCTATCGCCTGCCTCCGGCAGATTCGCAACGCCGGGGCGGCGCACGTCGTCCTCGCGGTTCCGGTTGCGTCCGCCGATGCAAGCTCGCGACTCGCGACCGAGTTGGACGCGTTCGCCTGCGTCGAGTCACCGCAGTTCTTCCAAGCGGTCGGTCAGTACTACCGTTCGTTCGAGCAGGTGTCGAACGAGGAGGCGCGAGCGATACTGGAGTCGCACCAGTCGGAGCAAGCCGAGTGAACGCGAGAGCCCGAGCGGCGGTCGAACCGGCAGGTCGTCGGTCTTAAACATCCGAGCGGCGTAGCGGGGACAATGAGTCAATCGCGCGAGTTCTGTCCGCGCTGCGGAAATCCGGTCGAGGAGCGGTCCGAACCGCTCCCCGGTGCGCCGCGCGAACGCGACGAAGTGCTCTGCAACGAGTGTTACTTCGACGATTTCGACCTCGTGGACGCGCCCGACCGGGTGACGGTCCGCGTCTGCGCGAACTGCGGGGCGGTCCACCGCGGCAACCGCTGGGTCGACGTCGGCGCGCGCGACTACACCGACGTCGCCGTCGACGCCGTCAGCGAGTCGCTCGGCGTCCACCTCAAAGCCCGCGACGTGGCGTGGGCCGTCGAACCCGAGCAGGTCGATCAGAACACGATTCGGATGCACTGCCAGTTCTCCGGCGTCGTCCGCGGGACGTACGTCGAAGAGGAGGTCGTCGTCCCCGTCTACATCTCCCGGGAGACGTGCCAGCGTTGCGGGCGCATCGCCGGCGGCTACTACGCCAGCGAGATTCAGGTCCGCGCGGAGAGCCGCGAGCCGACACCCGACGAGCAAGCGAGAGCGGTCGACATCGCCGAGGAGTTCGTCGCCAAGCGCGAGGAAGCGGGCGACCGGAACGCGTTCATCACCGAGTCGAAGGAGGTCGCCGACGGCACGGACATCAAACTCTCGACGAACCAACTCGGGCAGGCGGTGGCGACGCGTATCACCCGCGAACTCGGCGGAAACGTCGAGAGTTACCCGACGCTCGTCACCGAGGACAGCGACGGCAACGAGGTGTACCGCGTCACTTACGCGGTCCGTCTCCCGCAGTACACCCCCGGCACGATTATCGACCCCCGAGACGACGAGGGACCGGTGCTCGTCCGCAGCGTCAAAGGTAACCTGAAGGGGACGCGCCTGACGTCGGGCGACCGCTACGAGGCGCGCTTCGAGGAGGGCGAAACGCCAGACGCTCGCGAACTCGGGTCGGTCGACGACGCCGCCGAAACCACCGTCGTCGCCGTCGAGGACGACCACGCGGTACAGGTGCTCGACCCCGAGACGTTCCAGTCGAAGACCATCGCTCGACCCTCCTACTTCGACGCCGACGCCGAGACGGTGTCGGTACTGAAGAGTCGAGCAGGACTGCATATCCTCCCCGAAGACGCCGTCGACGGGGAGTGAGGGAGAGAAAACGGACGCGCCGCTCCGCGAAGTTTCACAGACGACTCGGAGCGAAAAGCGAACTCAGTCGGCGCGGGCGGGGGTCCCCGACTCGGTGGACGGCGGCGCGGCATCGTGGAGCGCGATGCCGTGAGCGGCGAGCACCTTCCGGAACTCCGCTTGCGACTTCCCGGCGCGGGAAGCGGCCTGCGCGAGTGTCAGGGTTCCGCTGCGATACAGCGTCAGCGCCGTCGTGAGGGAGTGAGTGTGCATCTGCGTTCGAGAACTGCTACAGAATACGCGCATGTAAAGCTATCGTGGGAGCACGTGCCACTACGTGTGAGTAGCACCCACATTACATTGAGAAATAGCAAAGAAAATCGGTTGAAGTGAGACAATCAACTAAGATAGGGAACAATCGTGTCATATGTGTTCGGCAAATTCTGCCGAGCGATGAGGAACAGCTACAAATGGGGGTGCTCCGAACGCGGATGTATGGACCGACAGCAGTGGATTGCCATCTTCTTCGTCGTGCTCATGATCGGATCGTCCGTCGTCTACGCGGGCGCGAGTCTGTTCTAAGACGGGTGCGTCGAGCGAGTGAGAGCGGGCAGTCGGGGACAGCGAGTGGGTCTCCGTCCCTCGTTCAGCCGTCGCCCCACACGTCCGACAGCGGGTGGTTCTTCCGTTCCTCCTCGCTGGAGCGGACGCCGCTGTTGCCGCGTCGTCGACGGCGGCCGAACCCGCGGTTGTCGCCGCCGAAACTGTCGTTCGTACCGGAGTCCGACGAACTCCCGAGCGTGCCGGTGCCACCGCCGTCGAGGCCGGAAAGCGCCGTCCGCGGGTCGAACTCGGGGAGTTTCGGTTCCTCCGTGCGGTCGACCTGCTCGGCGAACCAGTCGGGCATGTCGGCCCGCGCGCGCTCGAACAGGTCCAGGAGACTGGAGTCGGCGAGATACGTCGCGCCGCGGTCGTCGGGTGCACGAATGACGCGCCCGCACGCCTGAATCACGGTTCTGAGGGCGGCGCGGTGGTACCAACTCCACTGCCCCTCTTCGAGGCGGCGCGCGACGCGCGAGTCGCTCGTGTTGAGGTAGGGCGCTTTGCAGAGCACCTGCCACCGACAGAGGTCACCCTTCAGGTCGAGCGCCTCCTCCATCTTCACCGAGACGAACAGTTCGGGGTCCGAACTCGCCTTCCACGCGTCCAACTCGGCGTCGCGGTTCTCCTTGCTGTGGGTCCGGACGCGCTCGCCGACGCCGAAGTCGACCAGTAGGTCGGCGAGTCGCTCCTGGATGCTGTAGGAGTGCGCGTGGATCAACCCCTTCTCGTCGGG from Haloprofundus halobius includes:
- the pspAB gene encoding PspA-associated protein PspAB → MGLFDSIRSVLGLRAEADATREADPEDLFGMSTAYLTMQADLGYDSVGAAALCFSSVDSTDFTETLDEVEAILHAGSEETGTTFRRHADSHGYQWVILEDSDPEDLVTSIHFAADEFIERGYGSRLLAAVFGFEKPDEDVRAYWIYSFRRGAYYPFAPKTGHERNQRVEFKLQSVLDGELGIEDDERYWYPLWPDERGGHPWD
- a CDS encoding 4Fe-4S binding protein, with amino-acid sequence MSKDRTTGGGITLTDSAAFRFLFTNKNVQHAVNLVTVALFFYATYRAAAGPTDAGENFGSVAFFGLWWTPVMLLSLVFLGRIWCYFCPIGAMVRFTQRFGLRRHFPMYTRKWLVVGLPVSVLSLTALTFALARWPMYKVGVAYTPRLVPYYWLSILGVALAVSLVYQRQAFCRYVCPATGVMSVTSKFSPLEIAQNRETGVQCATLEYKSEFLSTDRRCTACMNCTTEQPDEDVELRFRWPGAKAVTERIPLVDEALVALLIWAVFPIDHVLGAAIEETALVGSLPGLLAPTAAYVASIAATILGFAAVNRVASDWGGLDWTESFTKFGLAYAPLGIMFTLGDHVVGGLLEEGGQTLNVFARGLGVPLALPAGASPGLVAAWDQFFVTGWLWLAVLWSAVIAWQVATTMTDSKERALKAFAPHIALMAGSTYVVASVLAAHA
- the htpX gene encoding zinc metalloprotease HtpX, producing the protein MEWKPDWGLRGRMALTMFLLFALYIVFVGVLSQIGYSYMLIFVGIFFLAQFLFSDKLALYSMGAKKVSEDEYPQLHAMVGRLCQQADLPKPDVAVAQSRVPNAFATGRSQKSSTVAVTTGLLQTLDQEELEGVMAHELAHVKNRDVMVMTIASFLSTVAFMIVRWGFWFGGGSRREGGAPVIVAILVSLLVWIVSFLLIRALSRYREYAADRGGATITGKPGALASALLTIDGRMDNVPKEDLREQSEMNAFFIIPIRSGFIGKIASTHPSTENRVERLRQLEREMEGI
- a CDS encoding NAD-dependent epimerase/dehydratase family protein, producing MDTALVTGGLGRSGRWVVDRLADDYDVICVDRSQPGFEVPERPRIDFRAADLADRGEAFDLVSDLDPDAVVHWAALPSPTRHAGGRVFETNTMATYNVLVAAARREAKVVWASSESAYGFPFARETPLPDELPITEDHPLRPEDPYGTSKVVGEELAKMVVRRYGVSVASIRPSWIQYPGEYNCRDRDDLREDRPLSEMDLDAGVGNFWSYVDVRDVASLVATTLETEFDGHEVFHAAAAENYLGVATLDAVEEQFGALPDDCRLEGAASALSTAKAERLLDWRPVHSWRGAAGESVDGPDLLAN
- a CDS encoding phosphoribosyltransferase, producing the protein MFDDRTDAGERLADLLERQSVDADLVLAIPRGGLPVGRVVADRLDVPLDVVVAQKLGAPGNPELAIGAVAGDGSVWLNDDLVDRLGVSAEYVEAVREREAENARGKVASYRGGEAVPEMRGKRVVLVDDGIATGATAIACLRQIRNAGAAHVVLAVPVASADASSRLATELDAFACVESPQFFQAVGQYYRSFEQVSNEEARAILESHQSEQAE
- a CDS encoding 60S ribosomal export protein NMD3 — encoded protein: MSQSREFCPRCGNPVEERSEPLPGAPRERDEVLCNECYFDDFDLVDAPDRVTVRVCANCGAVHRGNRWVDVGARDYTDVAVDAVSESLGVHLKARDVAWAVEPEQVDQNTIRMHCQFSGVVRGTYVEEEVVVPVYISRETCQRCGRIAGGYYASEIQVRAESREPTPDEQARAVDIAEEFVAKREEAGDRNAFITESKEVADGTDIKLSTNQLGQAVATRITRELGGNVESYPTLVTEDSDGNEVYRVTYAVRLPQYTPGTIIDPRDDEGPVLVRSVKGNLKGTRLTSGDRYEARFEEGETPDARELGSVDDAAETTVVAVEDDHAVQVLDPETFQSKTIARPSYFDADAETVSVLKSRAGLHILPEDAVDGE
- a CDS encoding DUF7317 family protein, which encodes MHTHSLTTALTLYRSGTLTLAQAASRAGKSQAEFRKVLAAHGIALHDAAPPSTESGTPARAD